ACCCTGTTATCCATCGCCGATACGCACGGAACGCCCACATACGTGTACCGGGAGCAGACCATCCGCGAACGTATTGACGCTCTGCGAACGCACCTGGAAGGCGTCCCGGTCCGGTTGCTCTATGCAATGAAGGCCAATCATGCCCTGCCGGTCCTGGAGGTCATGCGGGACTGTGGGTTGGGCATCGATGCCGTATCGCCGGCCGAATTGGAACTGGCCCTCCGGATGGGGTTCGAGCCCTCGGATATCCTGTATTCAGCCAACAACATGACGGATGCCGAGATGGACACGGCCGTCCGATCCGGCGTCGTCATGAACATCGGCGAGCTCTCAAGACTGGAACGCTTCGGCGCCGCCCATCCCGGATCGGACGTCTGTGTCCGGGTCAATCCCCAGGTGGGCGCCGGGCATCATGCACACGTGATCACCGCAGGTGAAAAGAGCAAATTCGGCATTCCGGTCGAACAGATTGATCGCATCCGTGACCTCGCGGCCGCCCATGACCTGCGGATTGTCGGACTGCATCAACACATCGGAAGTGGCATCATGGATACGCAGACGCTGTGGAAGGCCATCAGTGTGATGCTGGAAACCGCGCGTACGTTTGATACGCTTCGGTTCGTGAATGTCGGTGGCGGCCTGGGTGTACCATACAAGCCGGAAGAACAACCCCTGGATCTGGCCACTTTCGAGTCGCTCATCGTCGCCCCCCTGCGGTCGTATGGGGCCACACATCCGAATCCAGCGCTGGAATTCCGGTTCGAACCCGGGCGGTTCTTCACGGCCGAATGCGGCGTCCTCCTGGCCCGCGTGAATACCATCAAACCGACAGACTCCCGTGTATTCGCCGGACTGGACTCGGGAATGGGCCACCTCGTACGCCCCGCCATGTACAATGCCTGGCATACCATCGTCAACCTGAGTCGGCCGGACGGGCCGGTCCGCGAATACGATATCGTGGGCAACATCTGTGAGTCGGCCGACTTCTTCGCGAAGAACCGGCACGTGGCCGAATTGGCCGAAGGCGACATCGTGGGGATCCTGGATGCGGGCGCCTACGGCATGTCCATGGCCTCCACGTACAACATGCGTCCGCTTCCGGCGGAAGTGTGGATCCCGGTCGACGGTCCGCCCCGTCTGCTCCGCAAGCGCCTTACCCCGGAGGAGTTCGTGAGCGAGTACATGGCGTCATTCGTGCCCGGCACCTGACTGGACGTCGACCCGAAGCGGCGGCAGCCCGCCCGCCCGGGCCTCCAACCGGTCGCCTGGACGCACCGCCGATACCCCTGAAGGGGTGCCGGTATAGATCAGGTCGCCGGGCTCCAGCGTGAAGATGGCGGAAGCGTACGCAATGACGTCCTCCAGGGAAAAAATCATATCCGACGTATGCCCGGACTGTCGGCGTTCCCCGTTGACCGTCAGGCTGATGTCCATGGACACGGGAAAGGTGTCCGCGTCCACGGCTTGAAAGGGCCCAAGTGGTGCAAACGTATCGAATCCCTTGGCCACGCACCAGGGGTGTCCGGCTTCCTTGGCGGCCTGCTGCAGATCCCGCGCCGTCATGTCCAGTCCCACCGCCAAGGCAGCAACCGACGATCGGGCTTCCTGCGGCGTGGCATTTCGTGTGCGGACGCCGATCAAGGCCACCAATTCCACTTCATGGTGCACATCCCGGGACATGGACGGA
The Rhodothermales bacterium genome window above contains:
- the lysA gene encoding diaminopimelate decarboxylase, whose amino-acid sequence is MSTSAFLPATLLSIADTHGTPTYVYREQTIRERIDALRTHLEGVPVRLLYAMKANHALPVLEVMRDCGLGIDAVSPAELELALRMGFEPSDILYSANNMTDAEMDTAVRSGVVMNIGELSRLERFGAAHPGSDVCVRVNPQVGAGHHAHVITAGEKSKFGIPVEQIDRIRDLAAAHDLRIVGLHQHIGSGIMDTQTLWKAISVMLETARTFDTLRFVNVGGGLGVPYKPEEQPLDLATFESLIVAPLRSYGATHPNPALEFRFEPGRFFTAECGVLLARVNTIKPTDSRVFAGLDSGMGHLVRPAMYNAWHTIVNLSRPDGPVREYDIVGNICESADFFAKNRHVAELAEGDIVGILDAGAYGMSMASTYNMRPLPAEVWIPVDGPPRLLRKRLTPEEFVSEYMASFVPGT
- a CDS encoding fumarylacetoacetate hydrolase family protein — encoded protein: MEELRIQGADATYRPGKLVCVGRNYAEHAREMRSELPTVPMLFLKPASALIPDGGTIVLPSMSRDVHHEVELVALIGVRTRNATPQEARSSVAALAVGLDMTARDLQQAAKEAGHPWCVAKGFDTFAPLGPFQAVDADTFPVSMDISLTVNGERRQSGHTSDMIFSLEDVIAYASAIFTLEPGDLIYTGTPSGVSAVRPGDRLEARAGGLPPLRVDVQSGAGHE